The DNA region TTTGTTTATCGTGTTCTCGGGTCTTGGAAAACTATCAAGATCTCTGCAGGGAGATATACTGGCTAGGCCAGAATCTATTGCATTATATGCTGCAATTATCTCTATTATAGTCAAAGAATCAATGTATAGATATACGGCAAAGGTAGGAAGAGAGATAAATAGTTCATTGATTATTGCAAATGCTTGGCATCACAGAACTGATGCTTTATCTTCAATAGGAACTATGATTGGTATCGGCGGCGCGATTTTTTTAGGAGAAAAATGGCGAATCTTGGATCCTATAGCTGCCATTTTTGTTAGTATATTAATCCTAAAAGTTGCAATTGAAATATTATGGGATAGTGTAAATGAGTTAATTGAAACTTCAGTGGCTGAAGAAAAGAAAAAAGAATTATTGGAATTAATTTCTAATGTAGGGGGAGTTAAAGATTTTCATAAATTGAGAATAAGGCATATAGGGCACTATTACTCTATGAGCATACATATTTTAGTTGAGAAATCTCTAAATATAGTTGAAGCACATCAAATCTCAGATACAATCGAAGCCAAAATAAGAGATTATCTAGGTCCAGAGACAATTATTACGATACATATTGAACCTCATCATAAAGATTAAATAATCTGGTATCGTATATTAATCGTGATTTGTAATTAACAAATCAGAGAGGCTGTTTAATGGTTGGAGGGGCTTCAGAATCTAGATTCTCTAGGATAAAAAAATTGAATTTCGATAGAGATAATTTTTCACCTAAAGAAATAATTTGCGTT from Methanofastidiosum sp. includes:
- a CDS encoding cation diffusion facilitator family transporter, giving the protein MQEALFRIERTEKGLKVTYIGLLVNIILSILKFIAGLLGQSTAMIADSIHSISDTASDIVVLLGFRYVKKPIDDSHNYGHGKIETLSTAVVGLMLITVALFIVFSGLGKLSRSLQGDILARPESIALYAAIISIIVKESMYRYTAKVGREINSSLIIANAWHHRTDALSSIGTMIGIGGAIFLGEKWRILDPIAAIFVSILILKVAIEILWDSVNELIETSVAEEKKKELLELISNVGGVKDFHKLRIRHIGHYYSMSIHILVEKSLNIVEAHQISDTIEAKIRDYLGPETIITIHIEPHHKD